The Dendropsophus ebraccatus isolate aDenEbr1 chromosome 6, aDenEbr1.pat, whole genome shotgun sequence nucleotide sequence gggcatggtcacatgctcctacatgctctgccatcttatggacaggatcaCTGTTCAGCGTACAGAGTAGGGCagagcagcctggaggaggggtatctgattttagttctatagGGTCCACATGGAGCTACTTTtggtaagtgctgtgagtacactagTACAGTAAGTATAGTAAGTACACTAATACTGTAAACTAAACAGATTTagtataaagtgaccaacccctttaaattattatttatataaatcTAAGAATTATTTATGtaactttttcagcaaaataGTGAATGATTAGTCTCACCTGAAGCCACCTTTGTCCACAATATGGTGGGTGTTGGATCTCCGGTTGCTTCACAAGGAATGAAGGCATCTGAGTTAGCAAGAACAGTGAAACTTGCTGCTTTACCTCCCAAAATGCGAGGTTTAGAGCGAACACTGCTGGATGTGATTTCCTGAGTTTTATGCGATATTGCCTTGTTTTCAGTTTGCTGTATTATTTTGGAAGAAATGTTGTATCGCATAGGTATCTTTAGTAGATTTGGAGtttgtgcaattgtgtgtatATTTCCCTGAGATGTTTTAGGACTCTCAATGTGTTCCTTTTTGGATCCATGTAATATTTTGGTTGTGCTTGGGCTCTTTATAGGTGTTGGAAGAGTCACACTGTTAATAGCCTTAGCTGTTATTGATAGTGGTGAGCGTGCAGTAGCTGTAGGACTTATCTTATAGGTTGAGAATGCTTTTGTTTTATACGTTGTGACTAACGGATTCTCATATGGTGTATTTTTCAGTGCTTGGTCTGATGTGGTTATATCATTTGCGTCTGATGGTTTTAGGTATGGAGTAGTTAAGGTGTCAATTGCATTCTTTATAAGTGATGGTTGCATGGATGACTTATCATTCTTGGTCGGATGACTCCAGAAAGTTTTGGTCACCGTGTTTAGTGGAATATCATTTTCTGAACTTGATACTGTCGTTGGTGCTCTTGTTATTGTAGTCGCTGCATATTTTGGTGTAGAAGCAATTGTATAATATGGGGTTGTATCCTCTGGAGAACTGGCTGACGAGTATGGGTTTGTTGATGGTTTATGTGTGTTCACTGAGTTGCTGAACAAATTCTTTTTTCTTGGTCGTTTTCTTTTTAGAAATCTGTTTCTGATGTAGGACGCTGCAGTTGTTTTTGGAGTTACTGTTATATAGTTAAAACCTGTTGTAGGGATTAGAGTAGTTTCTTTAGAAGCATTTCCCTCAGTACTACTGACTGTATAGGCTTCAGTCTTTGCAGCCTTAGAACTTGTCTGAATTTTAGTTACTTTAAATTTTGGACTGGTTGGAACTTGCACTGTAGCTGGTAATGGAGCACTGGTTGGAGAAATGTGCTTTTGTTTATCACTAGTAATGGTCTGAAACTTCACAGTTGTCAGTTTGTTGGAAGTATACCTTGGGCTTGTTACTTTCATAACAGTGGTTGGATAAACAGTAAATGGCTCTACTGTAACAGTGGTAGGAAGTGTTCTAGTTGTTGATTCTTTGGCACTAATTTGATGAGCTTTACTAGAAGTAGTTCCAGGGCTCATGTGATAATTTATGGTTGTTACAGTGGAGCTGCTTGGGTTTCCTCTTACTGTTCTATCTTCCTTTGTATAAGGTAAGCCAGCCTGAGCCTTTAAACTTCGAAGAGTAGACTCATCTGATGGAATTGTAGTTCTAGGACTTTTGGTAACAATTGGTTTTGATGTTGGAAATGGAGGAGTAATTGTGGGTGTTGGATGATGATTTTTTCTGAGCTTCCTAAGTATCTCTCTTTGAATAAATGGATTGTTACCAAAAATTCTATGCCAGGGGATTTTTCTTCTAATTATTTTAGAGGCTACCATAGGTTTGGTTGTGGGCTGTGGAGAAGTGAATACCAGCACTTCTTTTTTTCCTACTATAGGCATGGTTGTTGGAATATATGTTGTTGCACCTTGGCTATAACTTAATCCAACCTTGATCTTTTTTGAAACAGACATGTCTATGCTGCTTGTTTTAGGGGTGTTAACAGTTGCAGACTGATGTGGTGTGCTGTAGGTATTAGTCAATTTATCAGTGTTAACAGTGTGTTTGGATCGTGTAGTTGTAAGAGTTGTTGTTTCTTTCTCCATGACTGTATCTGGAGCTGTTGTAGAGGGCTGATCAATTGTTAATGGACCATTTGTAGTTGAAGGTACTGTGCTATGTAAAATCTGTGTATGTTTACCAATTGCAGAAGCAGTTGTGTATGCTGTTGTGGTTTCAGTCATATCATTTATGTTGTCTGGTTTTACCAATTTAAATTGATGAGCTCTAACATTTGGAATACGATCTGGCCTTACAATGCGCCTTCTTCCTGGGATTCTTCTCCGACCATATCGCCTTAGAGTTGGCACAAATGGTGTAACTTCTTTCACTATCTGGATCTGTTGATGGGTAATGATTGTGGAGCCAGCTGGAAGCCCTGGAGTGATGATTTTTTGAGTGCTATGAAAGTATATAGGACCAACATCATTTTTCGAGAGATATAATTTAGCGCTTGACTTGGTGGAGGAATCAAAGCTAACAACAGTCCGGTCTTCCAAATCATCTCTTGATTCAGAATATTGTGGACTCCTTGTGGTGTGAACCTTTGACGTAGAAGAGTGTAAATTGTCAGGTGTTGTCTGTATCGAACTTGGAGAATTATCCTTAGTAATATCTTTGGTATTTGAAACAAGGGTTGACTGAGTAGTTGTAATGGTTGGTACATGCTTTGGTGATTTTTGTTTTGAAATTGAACTACCAGTGACTATGGGTTGTTCATGAGATGAACTAGTTGGTGGAATAGATATTTGTTTAAGCGGTGAAGTTATATGAAGATGGCTAGGTGTGGTTGTTTGATCTATAAATATGTTTTGTGATGTAGAGGAATCATATGATGGTGTGGGATCAGTTACGATATTTGGCAGTGAAGTACTGATATACATTTCTTTTTCGGGCATTGTTACCACATTCTCAGATAGGCTGTTCAAATAACTAGATGTAGTAAAAGTGCTGGCATAATCAGATGATGTTGTTTGTAGTCCATTTTCCTGAATGACAGCGTCTCTACTATCATGCTTAGCAGTATAATGAGAATTAGTTGGTGTAGTTATTGAAGGGGTTGTTGTAATTTCTTGTAATTTGGTGTGATGGTAACTAGAGCTAGTGGTTGTTGGACTTATAATACCAGATTGTGGAGTTGCAGTTAATGATTTTATTGTGGTGACAAAACTACTACTATCAGAGTCATATTTCCCATATTTAGTAAGAGGCTTAAGTTGTGGTGTCAAATGGGTTGTTGCATCTGTGGGAAACATCTCCAAAAGACTTGTTGTAGGTGGTGGTGCTGATATTGCCAATGCTGATGTGCCTAAAATGCTCAGTGTTGTTGGTTGTTCACTATCATAGTTGTTTGTGGTCGGGTTTCCTCCTGATATGGTTGGTTCCGGACTGCTCACATAGTTATTCATGTCTTTGTCATCGATATCGGTTCTGGCTGTTGTTGTGGATATTTTCTTTGCACTCCATTTAGGATGATCAGAATCAGTCGCTGAAGACACTGTTGGTATAATATCTGGTATACCTGCACTAGGGTATTCTTCTGTTACTATTGTAAACTTTTCTTTCACTGGAAGCAATTCTTCACCAGATGGTTGTTCTGAATCCCCCGATATGCTTTCTATCTCATTGTCTTCTTTGACCGTTCTTATGGATTCCGTTGTAGGTTTACTATTTATTGAATTTTGTTTTGTCTTTTGCAGTATCTCTGTCCAGCGCTGGGGATCAATTTTTCTTGTGTTTTGAGCAAATTGTCTCCTGTGGCCTCTATATCTAGGGTTTACTCTGTTCCTTCTCTGTGTTGCTATATTTGTGTTCCATTGCCCATCAGACTTTTTAGGAGCAAGTCTACTTGGATATCTTTTACGTTCAATGGCTATCCCTGTGACAGAGTGAAGGTTTTCTTTAGTGTCTTCATTGCCCGATCCTTCACCATTTTCATCCTCATTTTGGTCCAGCTGTACTTTCCTTATGATAGTGTTAGTTTTCCTGTCTTTTACCAACACTCTGTGTGTCAGCACATCAAGACCATATTGGTTAGCTGCTAAACATCTAAAGTGCCCTCTGTCTCTTTGTGTTACATCCTGGATTTTTAGCGTGCCATTGGAGAAAATAAACTTGTTCTGTGAAGTTTTGTGTAGAATAGAGTGGTCTGGTAATATCCAATTTACTGATGCATCAGGGACTGCATATGAACCACAGGGAAGATAGAGAACATCCCCATTACTGACTGAAAGGTCAATTCCATTTACAGCTTCTTCTTCCACGTCACCACTCACAACAGTAATTCGAAAGGAAAGTACATCCGCATCCAAATAGTTTGTAGCAATGCAGTGGTAAACCCCAGTGTCAAAATGATCTGCTACCTTCAATGTAAACTTTCCACTTTTTGTAATTGTTATCCTTCCTTCTTCACTCATATATGGTGCACGGATTTTACTGCCATCGGGAAGTACCCATTCAATATTTGGAACTGGTTCACCAACAACTTGGCAGTCCATCTCCACCGTTCCTCCTATTATTGCAGTATACTCTGTCTGTGTCTTGTTGCTTTTGATGATCATAGTCCAACTGTTTTTTGACGGAGTTTCAACAGAATTGGGAATTGTAACGTAGATTTCTGTCATGTAGCGAATGTGCAATGTGCTGAGTGTTGTAGCTGTTCTATCAAGTTGTAATGTTATTGAATCCTGCATTAACCAGTTAGGTTCTGCTCGAACTTCAGCATCAATATCAGTGAACACATCCTCTCCAGAGTCCACTTGTCTGTACTTATAGCTGATAAAAGGTGTCTTTGTGAGCAAGAGTTCTCGTTTAAGTTTCATTGGAGAATCACTATACATTGCTAATATTCCCCATAATTTCTGGATGTGATCATAGTCAATGTTACATATGAGAAAAGAAGAAAATGTAGTCCTCATCACTGTATAGTCTTCTTTTCTGTCCAACATTATTTGAGACATTTTGGTTGGCCTTTGGACACTACAAGCCAGGTTTGCTTCATTCCCGGACTGGTCTGTCATGTTTAAAATCAGAGATCCCATTGGAGCTACAAAGTCTTTGGCTGATATAGTAGTAAAGCTGCCTTCTTCTGGGGAGGAGACATTTTTTAACTTGTAGATATTCTCGATAGTAGGCTTAATACATGTAAGATCTTGAGATGAAATTTCATTTAAAGATTTTCCTTGATTCTTTCTAGGACTGGAACAAAGAGGGCATTGAGTTCCCGAGCGATCTCTCTTGCACTTGATCAGGTCTACAAAAAGAAATATACATAAAGAGTTTAAAGTCTTGTGGCTGCATTGCTCTAACTATAGCTTCAATCCAATTGACAAAAGTTTGTAATTAAAATGTATTTAGAACCAACACCAGTTGTTTCTCATAGTCacattttcttttatgttttccCTAATTCGAGAAGTGGAAAAACTGGTGTAGCAGCCATACAGTCGTCTATGGAGTCTGTAGTGTTGTGAGCCTGAGGTTCTGTAGGTCCTTCAACTCTAGCAGGGAAGGAGTAGGTAATAGGGGCAGCTTGAGGCATCTACAAGGACATGAAAGAAGGCATAGCAACAAGTTTCAAGAGGGCGAGTAGCCACCTATATAAGAGAAGGAGACTATGAGAAAGGGGGTAATGAGTGGTAGAATATGAAATAGTGGGGCCCATAAaaggcagtctatgtgagagttGAGGCTATCAGGAGCAGTCGGGTCTTTTAGTCTGATTTGAGGCTTAAATTAATTTTACAGTTtggtcagaactagagatgaccAAACCTCGAGCAAGAACCTGAACATtttgcatttgattaacggtggctgaagaagttggatgccgccctagggagtcctggaaaacagcctaCAGCCtgtagctgtatccatattttccaggcaactataggactgcatccaacttctccagtcgagaagttggatgcagttggATGTTAAATACAAGAATGGTTTAAAGTTTGCGTTGGACATtttttgtatagtatagtatggtatagatttacattttgtatttttgtattttgtatcttCTTAAGTATTGAGTTCAATTTGGCTACTGACCACCACCCAGAGTTAAATGTGGCTGACATGGGGTAAAGATTGAGGATTCTGGTGTAAAATAGTTATATGATCTGGAACACCCAATTTTAAAAACAATTACAGTGGCATTCCTCATTTTTCATCTTCATTCCTTAGAGCATAGGTTCTTAACTTTTGATGCCATGAGCCACATTGATCTTTGCATGATGGTCAGTAGTCACAATCATGTTCCTGTATATTGTACTTTTTAGGTGAATCAAGATTAAACCCACTCTTAAATTAGCACATCATGACTTCACCTGATGTTGGGACACCTATAGGGTTtttctaaggaaaaaaaaaacacacacacacacttttcattGTGCTAATATTGTACACTGAAATATATCCTATGTGAGTATACCTCTAGATTGCTGCCCCAGTTCTGGGAGCCACTGAAGGCTGCAGTCACAAGACCAAGGATTTCCATGGAGATAAAGTCCTTCCAGTTCGTTCAAGTACAAAAACATGTCTTTAGGCAATGATGATAACTGGTTATCTGACAGATAGATGTGCTTTATAGATGAGGTTTTAAATATTTGTATGAATCGCAAAGTGACAAAAGTGTCTGTGTGTAGCTGTCGCAGTTCATTTCCTTCAAAGTGCACCAGTTTTAGGGCTGTGAGTCCATAGAATAATTCTGGGGACAGGAATTCCAGTTTGTTGTGATCCATGTGTAGCCTGACCATACTCTTCAGACCGCGGAATGTATTTTTGTGGAGGGTTTTCACTTTGTTGTAACTCATTTTCAAAACCTAGGGATTGAGAAACAGACATTAACATGTAGAGATATAAATATAACTATACATTTCTTTCTTCAATCTGTAGTTTCCATGTTCAGTGGGCTGTGGTAGGGGTATCCCCATCTTGACATTTATGGCATCTCCACAGTAAATGTTTGATAGATATGGGTCCCACCCCTGGCACCCAAACCTTATTAAGAGTTAAAGTAGCGATCCCTCTTGGCCGCTCTGAACTGCCTATAGCAGCTGAAGCTGGTTGGGAAGCCGGGAGCAGCAAAACTGGGCAGAGTGACCCGGAATCTTGGGATAGGTGtggatttcatatatatatatatatatatatatatatatatatatatatatatatatatatatattggggtttgCCATAAATGTCAAGATTGCAATACCACTTTAATAGTTTTTCTGTTCAAGCATGACACTGCAATTCAATAAACACCAAAGAGAGTAACTTTGTGTCATGCCCATCAAGCAAGGAAAATGGTGCCTAGTGTCCTGAAGCAAATATACAGGCCCACATGTACTAATGTGTCTGTGCCAGCATTCTGTCCAAAAAAATGGGATATGGACCTTTTCTCACATTTATTATGGTTTTAGACACTTTTTTGCCAGGTCTGAAAAGATGATTTGGCCCAGGGTGCAACActgtgtgctaaaaaaaaaaaaaaaagtgtgccaaACTCTTGGTTATTCCAAACACTTTATAGAAACTAGTAGTTGGTCTAAATTTAGAGTAAACAGTcttcagatttatcaaacagcttgTGCCACACACTGTCTTCTCCTCTTAGTTTGTACATAGAAAGTTTTAGTATATCAAGGCCACTGATGTTACACACTGTACGCCATGCTGATAAATTCTCTCACTCAGTACAAAGCGGGGTACAATTTGACTATAGAAAAGCCTTAAATGAAGCATAGGTGAGATATTCACTCTCATTGAAGAGATCAGTGGTATTAAGATTTATTTTCTTGGCAATTCTCttgggaaaaaagaatgcaaatcCATTTCCCTCCTTTAGCCAACCAGTGCCCAGTTCTGATGAGGGGTGACAAACCTGAAACAGCTGTTTATAGATGAGCAACTCCTTGTTTTGGAGGAGATTAGAGTCTCAGCTAGTATGAGAGTTTTCTCTCTTTTGAAGGGGAATGAATTTGCACATACTGTATTTTACCCATGGAACATTGCCTGAAAATAAGTCTCTGTACAATTCCGCTGAAAGTAGAAGGAATATTTGGAGAATGCCAATGCAAATTTATTCTGTAGCCTAACCATTATTCTGTATATGTCCCTTTGAGTAACATAACTGTTCCCTGTCCAACTCTACAGACTTCCTTTCCATATATGCTTGTTATTCATGTAGTTTGATATGTGCGTGGCATTTCATACCTGCAATGAGGACAAGTCCTGGAAAGCATTTTCATGGATTGTCTGTATTTCATTGCTATGTAACATCAGAAGCTCCAATTTCTTCAAGCCAGTAAAGTCACCCTCTGTCAGCTTGCTCAGGCTGTTGTACCTGGTATCATGCAGTAGAGTATACAGAACAATGGTAAGAACATTATATATAGAAGAGATACTGCAAatgaaataatgaaaaaaatctgGAATATAAAGTGCAGTTCTATCTTCAGGAGTATGAGGTCATCCATACAGGAGGATACTTTAGAGAATTCTCTTGTCTAGAAACTAACTTCATCATTTTTCTTGGAAATCACATATGCTACATTCACTTTTAcaagtattttcttttt carries:
- the IGSF10 gene encoding immunoglobulin superfamily member 10 — protein: MKSDRHHTSLPGYVLLLWLAVLPAHGMACPKPCACYVKTEVHCTFRYLNVIPKQIQTDVERINLGYNSLSKLTEGDFTGLKKLELLMLHSNEIQTIHENAFQDLSSLQVLKMSYNKVKTLHKNTFRGLKSMVRLHMDHNKLEFLSPELFYGLTALKLVHFEGNELRQLHTDTFVTLRFIQIFKTSSIKHIYLSDNQLSSLPKDMFLYLNELEGLYLHGNPWSCDCSLQWLPELGQQSRDLIKCKRDRSGTQCPLCSSPRKNQGKSLNEISSQDLTCIKPTIENIYKLKNVSSPEEGSFTTISAKDFVAPMGSLILNMTDQSGNEANLACSVQRPTKMSQIMLDRKEDYTVMRTTFSSFLICNIDYDHIQKLWGILAMYSDSPMKLKRELLLTKTPFISYKYRQVDSGEDVFTDIDAEVRAEPNWLMQDSITLQLDRTATTLSTLHIRYMTEIYVTIPNSVETPSKNSWTMIIKSNKTQTEYTAIIGGTVEMDCQVVGEPVPNIEWVLPDGSKIRAPYMSEEGRITITKSGKFTLKVADHFDTGVYHCIATNYLDADVLSFRITVVSGDVEEEAVNGIDLSVSNGDVLYLPCGSYAVPDASVNWILPDHSILHKTSQNKFIFSNGTLKIQDVTQRDRGHFRCLAANQYGLDVLTHRVLVKDRKTNTIIRKVQLDQNEDENGEGSGNEDTKENLHSVTGIAIERKRYPSRLAPKKSDGQWNTNIATQRRNRVNPRYRGHRRQFAQNTRKIDPQRWTEILQKTKQNSINSKPTTESIRTVKEDNEIESISGDSEQPSGEELLPVKEKFTIVTEEYPSAGIPDIIPTVSSATDSDHPKWSAKKISTTTARTDIDDKDMNNYVSSPEPTISGGNPTTNNYDSEQPTTLSILGTSALAISAPPPTTSLLEMFPTDATTHLTPQLKPLTKYGKYDSDSSSFVTTIKSLTATPQSGIISPTTTSSSYHHTKLQEITTTPSITTPTNSHYTAKHDSRDAVIQENGLQTTSSDYASTFTTSSYLNSLSENVVTMPEKEMYISTSLPNIVTDPTPSYDSSTSQNIFIDQTTTPSHLHITSPLKQISIPPTSSSHEQPIVTGSSISKQKSPKHVPTITTTQSTLVSNTKDITKDNSPSSIQTTPDNLHSSTSKVHTTRSPQYSESRDDLEDRTVVSFDSSTKSSAKLYLSKNDVGPIYFHSTQKIITPGLPAGSTIITHQQIQIVKEVTPFVPTLRRYGRRRIPGRRRIVRPDRIPNVRAHQFKLVKPDNINDMTETTTAYTTASAIGKHTQILHSTVPSTTNGPLTIDQPSTTAPDTVMEKETTTLTTTRSKHTVNTDKLTNTYSTPHQSATVNTPKTSSIDMSVSKKIKVGLSYSQGATTYIPTTMPIVGKKEVLVFTSPQPTTKPMVASKIIRRKIPWHRIFGNNPFIQREILRKLRKNHHPTPTITPPFPTSKPIVTKSPRTTIPSDESTLRSLKAQAGLPYTKEDRTVRGNPSSSTVTTINYHMSPGTTSSKAHQISAKESTTRTLPTTVTVEPFTVYPTTVMKVTSPRYTSNKLTTVKFQTITSDKQKHISPTSAPLPATVQVPTSPKFKVTKIQTSSKAAKTEAYTVSSTEGNASKETTLIPTTGFNYITVTPKTTAASYIRNRFLKRKRPRKKNLFSNSVNTHKPSTNPYSSASSPEDTTPYYTIASTPKYAATTITRAPTTVSSSENDIPLNTVTKTFWSHPTKNDKSSMQPSLIKNAIDTLTTPYLKPSDANDITTSDQALKNTPYENPLVTTYKTKAFSTYKISPTATARSPLSITAKAINSVTLPTPIKSPSTTKILHGSKKEHIESPKTSQGNIHTIAQTPNLLKIPMRYNISSKIIQQTENKAISHKTQEITSSSVRSKPRILGGKAASFTVLANSDAFIPCEATGDPTPTILWTKVASGTFVSKTRRGNRMEVFPNGTLSISSVSVLDRGQYLCVANNQYGSDRLLVTLSVITYPPRILQGRSREITVHSGSTVSIKCQAEGRPFPTITWILANETIASEKSDGNHKAFVLSDGTLTIREVTIYDRGIYKCFATNIAGSDTLTVKVQVIAAPPAILEDKRQIVLALPGENVKLHCTAKGNPQPSVHWVAFDGTKVKPLHYVNAKLFLFSNGTLYIRNAESSDNGNYECIATSSTGSERRVVTLKVEQNDVVPKIIQASPKATELNLGDTLMLNCSATGEPKPRIIWRLPSKAVVDQWHRMGSRIQVYPNGSLVVLSVNEKDAGDYLCVARNKLGDDVILMKVSISLKPAKIIQKQYSTKQVPFGKDFKVDCKASGSPIPEITWSLPDGTMINNVLQADDSGRRTRRYILFDNGTLYLNKVGMSEEGDYTCYAENTLGRDEMKVHISVVAAAPRITLNPNTKLKAKAGSRTVLDCQAIGEPKPKIFWLLPSSDMIATSHDRYTLHENGSLTINQVKLLDAGEYMCVARNAAGDDTRLLKLDVLSTPPIINGLYTNKTIIKDSALKHSRKLIHCSAEGTPPLQIMWIMPDNIYLTAPYHGSRITVHSNGTLEIRNVRPSDSADFTCVARNDGGESMLVVQLDVHDILRRPMFKNPFNERVIAKPGKMAILNCFADGNPLPEITWLLPNGTRFVTGQQFSKYHAGTNGTFIIYSPTKDDAGKYRCAARNKVGYIEKLIILEVGQKPNILTHPRGPIKNIIGETLSLHCLSDGIPRPSVIWTFPSGYVLDRPQVTGKYSLLENGTLVIQDTTIHDRGNYLCKAKNNAGEAAITVTVIIVAYPPRITNKPPHNIHTRVGSPVHLNCMAIGIPKPEISWELPDLSILTTGSKGRPTGSELLHPQGTLVVQNPRTSDSGKYRCIAKNPLGSDTSTTYLKVI